In Silene latifolia isolate original U9 population chromosome X, ASM4854445v1, whole genome shotgun sequence, the following proteins share a genomic window:
- the LOC141619714 gene encoding putative clathrin assembly protein At1g03050 has translation MALRRAIGAVKDQTSIGLAKVGNSNSLADLDVAIVKATRHEEYPAEDKYFREIVSLTCYSRTYISACVNTLSRRLSKTKNWVVALKTLMLIQRLLTEGDPAYEQEIFFTTRRGTRLLNMSDFRDTSRSNSWDYSAFVRTYASYLDDKLEFKMQGIRKKLTSSCSHSHSFEEDDLPEEYASASATSIKTTPMRDQLVDQLLPKMHPLQQLLERFLATRPAGLAKHSRVVIIAMYPIVKESFQIYYDITDILSTLIDQFMELEISDCVNVLDIFCRISKQFDELDGYYKWCKEVGIARASEYPEVERITSKKLDLMEEFIKEKAANAQSRLAIMGSQEHDDNENDTKDYQQEEENIEDINAIKALPPPEGFQEQDDIKENVQPENSKKEEQSMEADFLNLGDDAPRLDEHADKLALALFDGQVRNSNAPPIWELFNDKSDWETSLVESSSYLAHQKVSLGGGFDTMLLDGMYQQGALNAALVANRVGGTGSASSVAFGTVGNPRLLALPAPQTSSSATSGNTENVDPFAASLGVAPPAYVQMSELEKKQRLLVQEQLYWQQYQRDRMQGPSSLSNMQSTPPHMGGYAHGGYRF, from the exons ATGGCATTAAGAAGAGCAATAGGAGCAGTGAAAGATCAAACAAGTATAGGACTTGCAAAAGTAGGGAATAGTAATTCCTTAGCAGATCTTGATGTTGCCATTGTTAAGGCAACTAGACATGAGGAATATCCTGCTGAAGAcaagtattttagagagattgTTAGCTTAACTTGCTACTCTCGTACCTATATTAGTGCCTGTGTTAACACTCTATCCAGACGCCTTAGCAAGACCAAAAATTGG GTAGTAGCCCTGAAGACACTAATGTTAATCCAAAGGTTGTTAACAGAAGGAGATCCTGCTTATGAGCAAGAGATCTTCTTTACTACAAGACGCGGTACACGCCTTTTGAACATGTCGGATTTCCGAGACACCTCAAGATCGAACTCATGGGACTACTCGGCATTTGTTAGAACATATGCTTCGTACTTGGATGATAAACTCGAATTCAAGATGCAAGGAATTCGTAAAAAACTTACTAGTTCATGTTCACATTCACATTCTTTTGAAGAGGACGATTTGCCTGAAGAGTATGCTTCCGCTTCTGCTACCTCTATTAAGACTACGCCTATGCGAGACCAACTGGTTGATCAATTGTTGCCGAAAATGCATCCTTTACAACAACTTCTTGAGAGGTTCTTAGCTACGAGACCTGCAG GATTAGCGAAGCACAGTCGAGTAGTCATTATAGCGATGTACCCAATAGTGAAAGAGAGCTTTCAAATATACTATGATATCACAGACATACTTAGCACCCTCATTGATCAATTCATGGAGTTAGAAATTTCGGATTGTGTCAATGTATTAGACATTTTCTGTCGAATCTCGAAACAATTTGATGAACTTGACGGATACTATAAATGGTGTAAAGAAGTTGGAATTGCTCGCGCCTCAGAGTATCCTGAAGTAGAGAGAATAACATCGAAAAAGCTTGATTTAATGGAAGAATTCATTAAAGAGAAGGCTGCTAATGCACAGAGCAGATTGGCCATCATGGGTAGCCAAGAACACGACGACAATGAAAATGACACGAAAGATTATCAGCAAGAAGAAGAAAACATTGAGGATATTAACGCGATTAAAGCGCTTCCTCCACCCGAAGGATTTCAAGAACAGGATGATATTAAGGAAAATGTACAACCCGAAAACAGTAAAAAAGAAGAGCAGTCTATGGAAGCGGATTTTTTAAATTTAGGAGACGATGCACCGAGACTTGATGAACATGCTGATAAACTAGCATTAGCACTATTTGATGGACAAGTTAGAAACAGTAATGCTCCTCCGATATGGGAACTATTCAACGACAAATCTGATTGGGAGACGTCACTGGTCGAATCTAGCAGCTATCTAGCACACCAGAAAGTATCACTTGGGGGAGGATTCGACACAATGTTGCTAGACGGAATGTACCAGCAAGGCGCATTAAATGCAGCATTAGTGGCTAATCGTGTTGGAGGGACAGGAAGCGCAAGCAGTGTAGCTTTTGGAACAGTTGGGAATCCGCGTCTGCTTGCATTGCCTGCACCACAAACATCTTCATCGGCAACATCAGGAAATACTGAAAATGTGGACCCCTTTGCAGCATCATTAGGGGTAGCACCACCGGCTTATGTACAAATGTCGGAATTGGAGAAGAAACAGAGATTATTAGTTCAAGAACAGTTGTATTGGCAACAATATCAAAGGGATAGAATGCAAGGTCCGTCTTCATTATCAAACATGCAATCAACACCGCCTCATATGGGTGGCTACGCTCATGGCGGTTATAGATTTTGA